A window of Lysobacter sp. TY2-98 genomic DNA:
CGGCTTCGGCGAGACCGTCCTTTCGCGCGAGAAGGCCAAGCGCGCGATGGTGTGGGACGAACTCGAGCAGGCGCTCGAGAAGAACGAGACCATCACCGGTCGCATCAGCGGCAAGGTCAAGGGCGGTTTCACCGTCGACATCAAGGACGTCCGCGGCTTCCTGCCGGGTTCGCTGGTCGACGTGCGCCCCGTGCGCGATTCGAGCTACCTCGAGGGCAAGGAACTCGAGTTCAAGCTCATCAAGCTCGACCGCAAGCGCAACAACATCGTGGTCTCGCGCCGCGCCGTCGTCGAAAGCGAGCACTCGGAAGAGCGCGAGCAGCTGATGGAGAAGCTGGTCGAGGGCGCCGTGCTCAAGGGCGTCGTCAAGAACCTCACCGATTACGGTGCGTTCGTCGACCTCGGTGGCATCGACGGCCTGCTGCACATCACCGACATGGCGTGGAAGCGCGTGCGTCATCCGTCGGAAGTGGTGGAAGTCGGCCAGGAGCTCGACGTTCGCGTGCTCAAGTACGACCGCGAGCGCAACCGCGTTTCGCTCGGCCTGAAGCAGCTCGGCGAAGATCCGTGGGACAACATCGCCCGTCGCTACCCGGCCAACAGCCGCGTGTTCGGCAAGGTCTCGAACGTCACCGATTACGGCGCGTTCGTCGAGATCGAGCCCGGCGTCGAAGGCCTGGTGCACGTGTCCGAGATGGATTGGACGAACAAGAACGTCAATCCGTCCAAGATCGTGCAGGTTGGTGACGAAGTGCAGGTCATGGTGCTCGACGTCGATGAAGAGCGTCGCCGCATCTCGCTCGGCATGAAGCAGGTCACCTCGAATCCGTGGGAAACCTTCTCCGTCCTGCACAAGAAGGGCGACAAGGTCGAAGGTCAGGTCAAGTCGATCACCGACTTCGGCATCTTCATCGGCCTGGACGGCGGCATCGACGGCCTTGTGCACCTGTCCGACATCGCGTGGAACACCACCGGTGAAGACATCGTGCGCAACTTCAAGAAGGGCGACACGGTGGAAGCCGTCGTCCTGGCCGTGGATCCGGAGCGCGAGCGCATCTCGCTCGGCATCAAGCAGATGGAGCAGGACCCGATGGGCTCCTACGTCGCCACCAACTCGCGCGGCTCGATCGTGCGCGGCACGGTGACGGCGGTCGACGCGAAGGGTGCGACCGTCGAGCTCGACGGTGGCGTCGAGGGCTACATCCAGGCCCGCGACATCGCGCGCGAGCGCGTCGACGATGCGACGACCAAGCTGAAGGTTGGCGACCAGGTCGAGGCGAAGGTGATCGGCAACGATCGCAAGTCACGCCAGATGCAGCTGTCGATCAAGGCGAAGGACTACGCGGAAGAGAGCGAAGCGGTGGCGGACTACAACCGTCAGTCGACGGAAGCCTCCGCGGGCAACATGAGCCTCGGCGCGCTGCTGCGCGAGCAGCTGAGCAAGAAGGGCGAGTAACCGCCTAGCAGTAAACCGGGACGGCCCGGCCCTGTCGGGCCGTCCTTTTTTATGCGGGGACCGTGATTTCCCGCCTTCCGAATAAGAAAGACGCTCCCGAACCCGGCCGTTCATGACCAAGTCCGAGCTCATCGAGATCCTCGCCCAGCGACAGGCCCACCTGAAGGCCGAAGATGTCGAGCTGGCGGTGAAATCGTTGCTGGACATGATGAGCGGATCGCTGTCCGGCGGTGAGCGCATCGAGATCCGCGGCTTCGGCAGCTTCTGCCTGCACTACCGGCCACCCCGTGTGGGTCGCAACCCGAAGACGGGCGAGTCCGTTGCCCTTCGCGGCAAGCACGTTCCGCACTTCAAGCCGGGCAAAGAGCTGCGCGAGCGCGTCAGCGACGTACAGCCGATCGACGAGGACGTCTGACGTCCGCCGGCAGGGCGTGCGCCTTGCCATCCCGGCCCGGGCCGGGCGACCCTCCCGCCGACATCGACGGAGCCCACGATGGCGTTCATCAACGAATGGCTGTGGTTCTTCCTGCTGCTCCCGCTCGCCGCCCTGTCGGGCTGGGTGATCGGTCGACGCGGCGGCAAGTTGCACAGCGAGAGCCAGGTCAGTCGCCTCTCGACGACGTACTTCCGCGGCCTGAATTATCTGCTCAACGAGCAGCCGGACAAGGCGATCGAGCTGTTCCTGCATATCGCGGAACTCGACAAGGAAACCTTCGAGACGCAGGTTGCGTTGGGTCACCTGTTCCGTCGTCGCGGCGAGGTCGATCGGGCGATCCGTCTGCATCAGGCACTCGTGCAGCGCAATGACCTCAACGATGCGCAGCGGGTCCAGGCGCTTCTCGCGCTGGGCGAGGACTACATGAAGTCCGGTTTGCTCGACCGCGCCGAGACGGTCTTCAGCGAGCTGGTCGCGCTCGATCTTTCGCCGCTCGCGTTGCGTCACCTGATCGGCATCTACCAGGCCGAGCGCGACTGGTCGAAGGCGATCGAGAACGCGCAACGCTTCGAGGAGGCCACCGGCGAACCGATGGGCAAGCTGATCGCGCAGTTCGAATGCGAACTTGCGGATCGGCATCGTGCGGCCGGTGAGGTCGACGCCGCGCGGGACGCGATCGCGCGCGCCTACCAGGCCGATGCGAATTCCGTCCGTGCGGGCATGCTCGAAGGCCGCATCGAAATGGATGCGGGACGCCATGCGGCGGCGATCCGGTCGTTCGAACGCGTCGCGCGCAGTGATCCGGACTACCTGCCGGAAGTGATGCCGCAGCTGCTCGAAGCGTATGAGGCAGTCGGCGACGTACCCGGCGCGCGCAAGTTCCTCGCGGAGATGTGCGAGCACTATCGCGGCATCGCACCGGTGCTGGCGCTCACCAAGATGATCGAGAAGGAAGAGGGCGTTGCACCGGCGCGCGCGTACCTTGCGAAAGAACTCAAGAATCGCCCGTCCGTGCGAGGCGAGGCGGCGCTGATCGAGCTTTCGCTCGCCGAAGAAGCCGATCCGACGGCGACATTGATCGACCTTCGCAACATCACCGACCAGCTACTGGTGCGTAACCCGAGCTATCGCTGCACCCGATGCGGTTTCGGCGCACGCAGCCACCACTGGCAGTGTCCAAGCTGCAAGGAGTGGGGCTCGGTGAAGCCGCTGCTCAATTACGCGGTCGTGTGAGCCCGATCGTTCTCGCCATCGCAGTGCTGATGGTTTCGGCAGCCGGTACGGCGCTGGCGCGTGCGTATGCGTTGCGCCGACGTCTCGTCGATGAGCCGGGCGAACGGCGCAGTCATTCCGTCGCGACGCCGCGGGGCGGCGGGGCTGGGCCCGTCGTGGCGATTGCACTCGCGATGCTTTTCATCGCGATGCGCGTCGGCGAAACACCGTCGGTGCTGCTCGCGCTCACCGGGTTCGTCATGGTTGCAGCCATCGGCGCATGGGACGACCACCGCCCACTGCCGGCGTCGCTCCGATTGGTCGTTCACGTCGCCGCGGGCGCGTTGCTCGCGTTCGCGAACGCCGATCCTCTTGCGGCGCCGGTTCTCTTCGCCCTGACGCTCGGACTGGCCGTCGTCCTCGTCAACGTCTGGAACTTCATGGACGGCATCGACGGCATCGCCGCGTCGCAGGCCGCGCTGGTCGCGATCGCTGCGATCGCGGTCGGTCGCGGGCTGTCGGGCAGTGCGATCGCGGTCGTGGTGGCCGCGGCCTGCATGGGCTTCCTGCCCTTCAATTTTCCTCGAGCGCGCATCTTCATGGGCGACGTGGGGAGCGGGGCATTGGGCTTCGCGATCACGATGCTGGTCGCGGAGACCGGCAGGCGATCGATGATCGACGGGCTGCGGCTGTTGCTGCCGCTGTCGCCGTTCCTCGTCGACGCGACGATGACCCTTGCGCGCCGCGTTATCCGGCGTGAGCGCTGGTGGCAGGCGCATGCGCAGCACCTGTACCAAGGGCTAGCGCGCAAATACGGCCATGGGCGGGTAACAGCCGGTTACGCGGCGGTGACTGCGGTCGCCGCGTTGACGGCGCTCGCCACGGCGTCCGAAGGCCCAGCCGTTACCATAGCGTCGCTGGTCGTGTGGTATACGGGCGCGGCCGTGTCGTGGTTGCTGCTTCAGCGAGGGATCGCTCATGCGGCGCGTCAGGACTAACCGAGAAGGATCGATGGCCCGATTGTTGACCCCATGGCAGGCGCGCCTGCCGCGCATCGCAGTCGCGGCACATGACCTGGCCATGGTGTGGGTGGTCTGGTTCGGCTTGCACTGGATGCGCTACGCGGTCGAGCCGAGTTCGCCCGACCTGCCGCTCTGGTCGCTGGAGACCGCGCTCGTTCTCGCGGTGCAGGGCGTGGCGTTCTGGTACGTCGGCCTCTATCGCGGCCTGTGGCGCTTCGCCAGCGTGCCCGATCTCTGGAACATCCTGAAGGCGTCGGTGATCGGCATCATCGGCGTCGTCGCGGCGCTGTTCCTGTACAACCGCATGGATGCCGTGCCGCGCGGCGTGCTCGTGCTCTATCCGGTCGTACTGGCAGCGATGCTGGGCGCCCCGCGCCTGGTCTATCGCGCGTGGAAGGACGCGCAGTACGAAGGTCGTCGGACCTCATCAACCCGCGTGCTCATTCTCGGCGCCGGGCAGGCGGCCGAAGCGCTGGTGCGTGACCTGCGTCGTTTCGGTACCTACCAGCCGGTCGGCTTCCTCGACGACGCACCGCGCCTGCGCGGCTCGAAGATGCACGGCGTGCCGGTTCTGGGCGCGATCGACCAGCTTCCCGCGATCGCGCGCGAAACCGCGGCGCAGCTCGTGGTGATCGCGATTCCCTCGGCCGACGCCACGTCGCTGCAGCGCATCGTCACCATCTGTGAGCGTAGCGGCCTGCCGTTCCGTTCCGTGCCGCGCCTGCAGGACGTGCTGGAAGGCCGTTCGATGCCGGGCGAGCTGAAGGAAGTCGCGATCGAAGACCTGCTCGGTCGCAAGCCGGTGCTGCCGGACTGGAAGGCAATTCGCGGCTGGCTGGGTGGCCGTTCGGTGCTGGTGACCGGCGCGGGCGGATCGATCGGTGCGGAACTCTGCCGCCAGTGCGCGCGGCACGGTGCGCGGCGCATCGCGCTCGTCGAGATGGACGAGCTCGCGTTGATGACAACCGAGACGGCGCTGCGACGAGACTTCCCCGACATCGAAACGATTCCAGTGCTGGGCGACTGCGGCGATCCGGCCGTGATCGCCTACGCGATCGCGCGTTCGCAGCCCGAGGCCGTCTTCCATGCAGCGGCCTACAAGCAGGTGCCGGTGCTCGAAGCGCAGCTGCGCGAAGCCGTGCGCAACAACATTCTCGCGACGCACCGCGTTGCGCAGGCGTGTCGCGATGCCTCGGTCGGTACCTTCGTCCTGATCTCGACGGACAAGGCGGTCGATCCGGTCAACGTGCTCGGTGCGACCAAGCGCATGGCGGAAATGGTCTGTCAGGCGCTTGCCGATTGCCCGACGCGGTTCGTCACCGTGCGCTTCGGCAACGTGCTCGATTCGGCCGGCAGCGTCGTGCCGCTGTTCCGCGAGCAGATCCGTGCGGGTGGGCCGGTCACCGTGACCGATCCCGAGGTGACGCGCTTCTTCATGACAATTCCCGAGGCCTGCCAGCTCATCCTGCAGGCCTCCGCAATCGGCACGCACGAGGCCGTGTACACGCTCGACATGGGTGAGCCCGTGCCGATCCGCCTGCTTGCCGAGCAGATGATCCGGCTGGCCGGCAAACATCCGGGCCGTGATGTCGCGATCGTCTACACCGGCCTGCGTCCGGGCGAGAAGCTGCACGAGACCTTGTTCCACGCCGACGAGCGTTATCGCCCGACGCAGCATCCGAAGATCCTGCAGGCCGAGCCGCGCAAGGTCGTGGCGACGCAGGTCGCGGACGCCATCGAGCGCTTCCGCGATGCCTGCACCCGCTATGATCTCGACGCGCTCGCGACCCTGCTGTGCGATGCCGTGCCGGAATTCGAGCCGCTCGCGGGCTCCGCGAATCGCTCGGCGACGGGCACCGTCGTCGCGTTCCCTGCACGGCAGTCGCGCAAGATCTGAGCGATTCTGCTCCCGTAAATCGAAAATCGAATTCTCGATGACCTCGACCCGCACGCGTCGCATCCGCAAGGCTGTCTTTCCCGTCGCCGGACTCGGTACGCGTTTCCTTCCCGCCACCAAGACGGTGCCGAAGGAAATGCTGCCGATCATCGACAAGCCGCTGATCCAGTACGCGGTCGACGAAGCGATCGAGGCCGGTTGCGACACGCTGGTGTTCATCACCAACCGCTACAAGCACGCCGTCGCGGACTACTTCGACAAGGCCTACGAGCTCGAACAGAAGCTCGAAGCCGCGGGCAAGCACGAACAGCTCGAACTGGTGCGCCACGTGCTGCCTCCGGGCGTCAAGACGATCTTCGTCACGCAGACGGAAGCGCTGGGCCTCGGCCACGCCGTGCTCTGCGCGAAGGAAGTCATCGGCGACGAGCCGTTTGCCGTGCTGCTCCCGGACGACCTGATCTGGAACCGCGGCCCCGGCGCGCTCAAGCAGATGGCCGACGCGGCGGAAGAAAACAGCTGCAGCGCAATCGCTGTGCAGGACGTGCCGCACGAGATGACCGGCAGCTACGGCATCGTCGCGACGCAGGATTTCGCGAATCGTCGTGGGCGCATCACGCGCATCGTCGAGAAGCCGAAGCCGGAGGACGCGCCGAGCGATCTCGCGGTTGTTGGCCGCTACGTGCTTTCGCCCCGCATCTTCGAACTGCTCGAAACCACCACGCCGGGGGCCGGCGGTGAGATCCAGCTGACGGACGCGATCCAGCGCCTGCTCGAGGACGAAGTTGTCGACGCGTACCGTTTCCGCGGCACGCGTTTCGACTGCGGCACGCACATCGGGCTGATCGAAGCGACGATCCGCTACGCGCTCGACCACGAGAAGCTCAGCGACGCGGCGGCCGACATGATGCGCAACGCGCTCGTCGAGCTCGGCGTGGTCGAAATCAGCTGAGGCTGGACAGCGCGGGCGCGGCGCGCCACGCTCGCGCGATGCCCCGATTCCAAGGCGATTACTACAGCGCGAGTGCCGGTCCGCCACCGGCGGCGCGCCCGTTGGCGCGCGAGATCGACTGCGATGTCTGCGTCGTGGGCGGCGGCTTCGCCGGGCTCAATACGGCGCTGGGACTGCTCGAACGTGGCCGGAACGATCTCGTGCTGCTCGAATCGCAGCATATCGGTTACGGCGCGTCGGGCCGCAATGGCGGCTTCGTATTCGGTGGCTATTCCCGCGACGAAGATCGACTGCTCGCCGACCTCGGGCCGGATGTCGCGCGCGAGGTCTACGGCTGGACGAACGAGGCCGTGCGTCGAATCCGCGATCGCATCGACCACTATGGCGTTCATTGCGACGTCGTCGACGGCGGCGTGATCTGGGCGAACTGGTTCGATGATCCGACGCCACTGGCGACGCGACAGGCGTTGCTCGCGCAGCGATACGGCGTGGACTGGGTGTGGCTGGATCGCGAGGAGATGCGCCGCCGCGTCGTCAGCGAACGCTATGCCGACGGCTTGTTCGAGGCGGCCGCGTTCCATTTCCATCCGTTGCGCTATGCGCGCGGGCTCGCGGGAGTCCTCGAGGACGGCGGTGCGCGCGTGCACGAGGGCACACCGGCGGTCGCGCTGGATCGCGACGGTGATCGCTGGCGCGTTCGCACGCCGGGTGGTGCGGTGCGCGCGAGAACCGTCGTACTCGCCTGTGGCGGATATCTCGCAAAGCTGCGGCGCCGCGTGGACGCAGCCGTGTTGCCGATCGCGACGTACGTCATGGTCACCGAGCCGCTCGGGGATCGCTTGCACGAGGTGCTGCGCACACCGGCGGCGGTCTATGACACGCGCTTCGCGTTCGACTACTACCGCCCGCTGCCGGACACGCGACTGTTGTGGGGCGGCCGCATCTCGGTGCTGGATCGATCCCCGGTCGAGGTGGAGAAGCTGCTCGTCGCCGACATGCTGCGAGTGTTTCCACAGCTACAGGGCGTTGCGATCGATCACGCCTGGTCGGGCCTGATGAGCTATGCGCCGCACGAGATGCCGCACGTGCTGCAGGCGGAGCCGGGGCTGTGGGTCGCGCAGGCATTCGGCGGACATGGCGTCGCGCCGACGACGGCTGCGGGCGATCTGGTGGCGTCGGCGATCGCGGAAGGGGACACGCGCTGGCAGCTGCTGTCGCGCTACGGCCTGATGCCGGCGTTCAAGCCTGCAGGCTTCCTCGGCGCGCAGCTCGGCTACTGGTGGGCCAGTGCGAAGGATGCGGCGAAGGAGTGGGGCGAGCGTCGTCGCGGTTGAGGTGGGGTACGGCGGTCTGACATGACGGATCAGTAATGCCGCGGCCATCGCGGGGTGGTCCGCCCGGGCGCAGTGTGGGGTGCGTGGCGATCCGCCACGATCCGGGACACGTCCATGCGCCGTCTGCCTCTCACTGCCGTCGCGGTCCTGTTCGCCCTCAGCCTGTCTGCGGCGGCGGCGCCCTCCGCGGCGCCGCCTGCCCATGCGACAACCGCTCCCGCGAAGGCCGCACTAGTTACCGCGAAGCCCGCAACGCCGATGCCGCACGCATCGCCGACGTCAAAGGTCGCAGCTTCGGCAGGTCATTGCCGCGATGCGAAGGGCAAGTTCATCGCGTGCCCGACGACTGCGCCAGCGAAGAAGGCGCCGTGTCGCGACGCCAAGGGCAAGTTCGTCGCCTGCACGAACTGATGCTCGCGGATTTGCGACGCGCGAATGAAACGGGCGACCCGAAGGCCGCCCGTTTTTTCTGCCGACGTAAGCGAGTCGCCTAAATCGATCAGAGCGCCTCGAGAATTCCCGCGGCGCCCATGCCGGTGCCGATGCACATCGTCACCATGCCGTACTTCTTCTGGTGGCGACGCATGCCATGAACGATCGTCGCGGTGCGCACTGCACCGGTCGCGCCGAGCGGATGGCCGAGCGCGATGGCGCCACCGAGCGGGTTGACCTTCGAGGGGTCGAGTTCGCTGTCCTTGATGACGGCCAGCGCCTGCGCGGCGAACGCTTCGTTCAGTTCGATCCAGTCGAGCTGGTCGCGCGTCAGGCCGGCCTGCTTGAGTGCTTTCGGGATCGCCGCGTTCGGGCCGATGCCCATGATGTGCGGCGGCACGCCGGCGACCGAGAAGCTCACGAAGCGGGCGAGAGGTGTGAGGCCGTACTGCTTGATCGCGGCTTCCGATGCAATCAGCACCGCTGCCGCACCGTCGCTCATCTGCGACGAGTTACCTGCGGTCACCGAGCCGCCGAACTGCCTGTTCTTGAACACCGGACGCAGCTTCGCAAGACCCTCCATCGACGTGTCGGCGCGCGGGCCTTCGTCGGTGTCGACGACGCGCTTCTTGAGCTGGATCGCGTTGCCGGCGAGGTCGGGCACGTGCGACACGACTTCATACGGCGAGATCTCGTCGCGGAATTCGCCACCCGTGATCGCGGCTAGCGCCTTGCGATGGGATTCGACGGCGAACGCATCCTGCGCCTCGCGGGCAATATTCCATTCCTTTGCGACGTTCTCGGCCGTGATGCCCATGCCGTAGGCGATCGCGATGTGGTCCTCGTCCTTGTTGAAGACGCGCGGATTGAGCGCGATCTTGTGACCCATCATCGGCACCATCGACATCGATTCGGTGCCGCCCGCGAGGATCAGGTCGGCATTGCCGAGCCGTACCTGGTCAGCCGCGAGCGCAACGGCCTGCAAACCGGACGAGCAGAAACGATTGATCGTCTGCGCGGCAACGACGTCGGGCAGGCCGGCCAGCAGCACGCCGATACGCGCCACGTTCATGCCCTGCTCGGCTTCCGGCATCGCGCAGCCGATGATGGCGTCGTCGATCTGGTTGACGTCGATGCCCGGCGCCTGCGCGACCACGCTGCGCAGTACGTGCGCGAGCATGTCGTCGGGGCGGGTGTTACGGAAGAAGCCGCGCGGCGCCTTGCCCACCGGCGTGCGGGTGGCGGCGACGATATAGGCGTCCTGGACTTGCTTGCTCATGTTCGGTTCTCTGTGTCGAGGTTCGAAGGGGATTCGGAAGGGCGGGCCTTCGAACCTCAGTTCCGCAGCGGCTTGCCGGTCTGCAGCATGTGCGCGATGCGCTGCTGCGTCTTCTCCATCTGCGCGAGCTCGACGAAGTGCTGGCGCTCGAGCTTGAGCAGCCATTCCTCGTCGACCACCGAGCCGCGATCGACCGCGCCGCCGCACATGACGGTGGCGATGCGCGTCGCGATCTCGTAGTCGTGCGGCGAGATGAACATGCCCTCGAGCATGTTGATCAGCATCATCTGCAGCGATGCGATGCCGACGTCGCCGGCGACGACGACGTTGCGCGCCGGCAGCGGCGGACGGTAGCCGGCTTCGGCCATCGCGCGGGCCTGCGCCTTGGCGACATGCAGCAGCTCGTGCGTGTTGAACACGACGACGTCGCTGTCGCGCGCGAGCTTCAGCGACTTCGCCTCGAATGCGGACGTCGACACCTTCGCCATCGCGACGCTCTCGAAGGGCGTCTTGAGGTGCGCGAACACGTCGCCGCCCGGGCCTGCCGCCTGCGACGCGCGCACCGCGAACTCCTTCAGGCCGCCGCCCGCCGGCAGAAGGCCGACGCCCGCCTCGACGAGGCCGACGTAGCTCTCCAGCGCGAACACGCTGCGCGCGGCATGCATCTGGAACTCGCAGCCGCCACCGAGTGCGAGCCCGCGCACGGCTGCAACGACCGGCACAAGCGAATACTTGATGCGCTGGCTGGTGCGCTGGAAGTTCTCGACCATCGCCTCGAAGCCGGCGACGTTGCCCGCCTGCAGCAGGCCGAGCGCACCCGCGAGGTCGGCACCGGCGGAGAAGGGCTCCTTCGGCTGCCAGATGACGAGGCCGCCGAAGTCGCGCTCGGCGATGCCGATCGCTTCCTGCAGGCCGTCGAGCACCTTGTCCGACACCGTGTGCATCTTGGTCTTGAAGCTGACCACCGCGATGTCGTCCTCATCGGCCCACAGGCGGATGCCATCGTTCTCGAACAGCGTCTTGCCGGGCGCGAACTGCTCGCCGAGCAGCGGGTCCGGGAAGCGCTGGCGCGCGTAGACCGGGTTCGACGAACGCGCGACCACCGCATTCCGCGCCGGGCTGAAGCTGCCCGCCGCCTCGTGCACACCGTTGCGCGCGGCGACCCATGCGGGCAACGGCGCGTTCGCCATCGTCTTGCCCGCGGCGACGTCCTCGGCGATCCACTGCGCGACCTGCTGCCAGCCGGCCGCCTGCCACGTCTCGAACGGACCCTGCGACCAGCCGTAGCCCCAACGCATCGCGAAGTCGACGTCGCGCGCGGTGTCCGCGATGTCCTGCAGGTGGAAGGCGCTGTAGTGGAACGTGTCGCGGAACACCGACCAGAGGAACTGCGCCTGCGGGTTGTCGCTGGCGCGCAGTGCGGCGAACTTCTTCGCCGGGTCGCGCTCCTTGAGGATGGCAGCGACGTCCGGATCGAGATCGCCCGCGGTCGGGCGGTAATCACGCGCCGCGACGTCGAGCACGAGGATGTCCTTGCCGCGCTTCGTGTAGAAGCCCGCGCCGGTCTTCTGGCCGAGCGCACCCTTCTCGACAAGGCCCGTGAGCCAGGTCGGCGCCTTGAAGTATGAATGCCACGGATCGTCCGGCAGCGTGTCGGCCATCGTCTTGATGACGTGCGCCATGGTGTCGAGGCCGACGACGTCGGCGGTGCGATACGTCGCCGACTTCGGACGACCGATGGCCGGGCCGGTCAGCGAATCGACCGTGTCGAAGCCGAGGCCGAGGCGCTCGGTGTGGTGCATCGCCGCCAGCATCGAGAACACGCCGATGCGGTTGCCGATGAAGTTCGGCGTGTCCTTGGCGATGACGACGCCCTTGCCGAGCGTGGTGGTCAGGAAGGCCTCGAGACCTTCCAGGACATCGGCGTCGGTGGTCTTCGCCGGAATCAGCTCGGCGAGGTGCATGTAGCGCGGCGGATTGAAGAAGTGCACGCCGAGGAAGCGATGGCGCATCTCCTCCGGCAGCACGTCGGCCAGCGCGTTGATGCCGAGCCCCGACGTATTGC
This region includes:
- a CDS encoding 3-hydroxyacyl-CoA dehydrogenase/enoyl-CoA hydratase family protein, which codes for MSKKLLVRRAAVLGAGVMGAQIAAHLTNAGVDTVLFDLPAKEGDPNGVVTKAIANLAKLSPAPLAEKSLTERITPANYETGLELLRGCDLVIEAIAERMDWKQDLYRKIAPFVPAHAVLASNTSGLGINALADVLPEEMRHRFLGVHFFNPPRYMHLAELIPAKTTDADVLEGLEAFLTTTLGKGVVIAKDTPNFIGNRIGVFSMLAAMHHTERLGLGFDTVDSLTGPAIGRPKSATYRTADVVGLDTMAHVIKTMADTLPDDPWHSYFKAPTWLTGLVEKGALGQKTGAGFYTKRGKDILVLDVAARDYRPTAGDLDPDVAAILKERDPAKKFAALRASDNPQAQFLWSVFRDTFHYSAFHLQDIADTARDVDFAMRWGYGWSQGPFETWQAAGWQQVAQWIAEDVAAGKTMANAPLPAWVAARNGVHEAAGSFSPARNAVVARSSNPVYARQRFPDPLLGEQFAPGKTLFENDGIRLWADEDDIAVVSFKTKMHTVSDKVLDGLQEAIGIAERDFGGLVIWQPKEPFSAGADLAGALGLLQAGNVAGFEAMVENFQRTSQRIKYSLVPVVAAVRGLALGGGCEFQMHAARSVFALESYVGLVEAGVGLLPAGGGLKEFAVRASQAAGPGGDVFAHLKTPFESVAMAKVSTSAFEAKSLKLARDSDVVVFNTHELLHVAKAQARAMAEAGYRPPLPARNVVVAGDVGIASLQMMLINMLEGMFISPHDYEIATRIATVMCGGAVDRGSVVDEEWLLKLERQHFVELAQMEKTQQRIAHMLQTGKPLRN